The Deltaproteobacteria bacterium genome window below encodes:
- a CDS encoding FHA domain-containing protein, with amino-acid sequence MGRTLRQFTCRDDLWDRVEALAQRRGMSADDVIQAALVQLFSRRNDGHATGNAPQQAAATPAAARPAAAPPRAAAAASQRASGPAPVTPRPATPPGRLPPPTSRVPAAAPVALVRPLYLYFEGQVYEVNQDQFVIGRGSKYSDLPIKDANISRRHCAIVRRNGQYYIKDLESTNGVEFNGQRVDNHLIQEGTVYRLCDHELRFSFIPPS; translated from the coding sequence ATGGGACGTACGCTGCGTCAGTTCACCTGCCGGGACGATCTGTGGGATCGCGTCGAAGCGCTGGCACAGCGACGTGGGATGAGCGCCGACGACGTGATCCAGGCCGCGCTCGTGCAGCTGTTCTCGCGGCGCAACGACGGCCACGCAACCGGCAACGCACCGCAGCAGGCCGCGGCCACGCCGGCCGCCGCGCGACCCGCCGCCGCACCGCCGCGCGCCGCCGCGGCCGCATCCCAGCGCGCCTCGGGGCCGGCCCCGGTCACGCCCCGGCCTGCGACCCCGCCGGGTCGTCTGCCGCCGCCGACCTCACGGGTCCCCGCGGCGGCCCCGGTCGCGTTGGTGCGTCCGCTGTACCTCTACTTCGAGGGCCAGGTCTACGAGGTCAACCAGGACCAGTTCGTGATCGGTCGCGGCTCGAAGTACAGCGACCTGCCGATCAAGGACGCCAACATCTCGCGACGCCACTGCGCGATCGTGCGGCGCAACGGGCAGTACTACATCAAGGATCTCGAGAGCACCAACGGCGTCGAGTTCAACGGACAGCGCGTGGACAACCACCTCATCCAAGAGGGCACCGTCTACCGCCTGTGTGATCACGAGCTGCGCTTCTCGTTCATCCCGCCGTCGTGA